A single Alosa sapidissima isolate fAloSap1 chromosome 17, fAloSap1.pri, whole genome shotgun sequence DNA region contains:
- the itprid1 gene encoding flocculation protein FLO11 isoform X1, whose protein sequence is MAADTALEKRANLLASRERWGKVDRHADGPPNTGGTGDYKQDSIQQWLISINRVDEKVEPVQKSAAEPLRRNASAEDDLVLGVEASIYGNPGARTVKEFLRSSLSGSTLPRWNSLASAFSTQSSPLSVMDVLNLWSDDPEEVLFDLGFGVEEPDITGRIPARFINNQSQARGINLQVFLDAQKNRMDIENPDVRNRFRQLEVLHQVTTAFNSLVGGGAGGGPSSSQGPLANMSPEAREKRKRMGMLLRRASKKTLTQARTSQEQPLSPVADSTTDPEQPTPPQAQTPVSTRLSEKRGVLKRSRPSLVENGSLTPLVEEQGLLPEPSEVHAQTVVSPVGLQDSPARLRGIREPRSLVPTPLLRKRSPGEPTESFELEEIQSFDESSVSGSVTGMADYIGEGERGFLSRRESSVVRTNSCQSDSSGFLEEPFIPVASQSPSPGPELMKALNAMSSSTESQATLRGSQEPSPTSPTFPNPLFSLLPPAPDSDAPTSDLADSTTAPLGEERRATPPETPPVLPKGSSVDPTDAEDDAAPADVRGDASAMGADQSCPFLESCQSLECAGCVDTDSRRYSSTTEDLASDGVSVTAESLEGGEQPSSELDNEQRQHIRESAISVALEPTLSEEGISNVRDEGSTGEVSACDGVVSLIVSVSAIKEREVSACREAEEEGAERVVSEQAVTEHVQCEPVVSETADSENTASEFAPWAVSGNASKSVVSKSQSHSDHSVSTDATVVCARSNDVLKDCTSTALCARDHANAEDSPEQTEKTQRTMKECGAVISLQSTVAEERLAISGERQALGDKGLSSKHAYSQLEAQSEPTHTLNQGTQMSTTETSQLVDSHELSEGSSVDGDSVLIEGTSVDGESVPIEPSRTDGRPRLPGRSVSVQMRSSLVPISQTAFRKGVTQEALRSSDVAQRRDSFSRRAWSEVDIPPPTPQSLAEEIPELASAGPFWQSLDSSKGFGKFQKRSISLDTGLSWEDDDGRLDGVMMAGRASRWCQCQCFCCSQHGPHTDLSQPASGLPYSLDELEGMMRDVKRFRAVLTDVEERLGHEQASVYEDLSVTDRKEVRDVLELRATVKQEARELELQLADLVQHYDGSFKMKINRLLDEQSHLCSQLRIQPSDRPRLEPASSRSVAIQCSLLPVTDTIDTRPPPHHFSRSTKQGKLDFVGFIQNLKNSIHQSISNDSLE, encoded by the exons ATGGCCGCTGACACAGCTTTGGAGAAAAGGGCAAACCTGCTTGCCTCCAGGGAGAGGTGGGGGAAGGTAGATAGACATGCTGACGGACCTCCAAACACTGGAGGAACAG GAGACTACAAGCAAGACAGCATCCAGCAGTGGCTTATTTCCATTAACAG GGTTGATGAGAAGGTTGAACCAGTTCAGAAGTCTGCAG CGGAGCCTCTGCGGAGAAATGCTAGTGCTGAGGATGACTTAGTGCTGGGTGTGGAAG cATCTATATATGGTAATCCAGGAGCCAGGACTGTCAAGGAGTTTTTGCG GTCGTCCCTGTCCGGCTCTACTCTGCCCCGGTGGAACAGCCTGGCCTCAGCCTTCTCTACTCAGTCCAGTCCACTGAG TGTCATGGACGTGCTGAACCTGTGGAGTGACGACCCTGAAGAGGTGCTGTTTGACCTCGGCTTCGGCGTAGAGGAACCAGACATCACAGGACGAATCCCGGCCCGCTTCATCAACAACCAGTCCCAGGCCCGTGGGATCAATCTACAAGTGTTTCTGGATGCCCAGAAGAACCGTATGGACATCGAAAACCCAGATGTCAGAA ATCGATTCAGGCAGTTGGAGGTTCTCCACCAGGTCACTACTGCCTTCAACTCCCTGGTAGGCGGAGGAGCCGGTGGGGGTCCGTCGAGCTCCCAGGGGCCCCTGGCCAACATGTCCCCCGAAGCCCGTGAGAAGAGGAAGCGCATGGGCATGCTCCTACGCCGGGCCTCCAAGAAGACCCTGACGCAGGCCAGGACCTCCCAGGAGCAGCCACTCAGCCCAGTCGCAGACTCCACCACCGACCCCGAGCAGCCCACCCCACCGCAGGCGCAGACGCCCGTGTCCACGCGCCTGTCCGAGAAGCGGGGTGTCCTCAAGCGCTCCAGGCCAAGCCTGGTGGAGAACGGCAGCCTCACCCCTCTGGTGGAGGAACAGGGGCTTCTCCCAGAGCCCTCCGAGGTCCATGCGCAGACCGTGGTGTCGCCCGTGGGCCTCCAAGACAGCCCCGCCAGGCTGAGGGGCATCAGGGAGCCCCGGTCCCTGGTCCCTACCCCTCTACTCAGGAAGAGAAGCCCAGGAGAGCCCACGGAGTCTTTTGAGCTGGAGGAG ATCCAGAGCTTCGATGAGAGCAGTGTGTCTGGCAGTGTGACTGGGATGGCAGACTACATAG GTGAAGGTGAGCGTGGGTTCCTATCGCGAAGAGAGTCAAGTGTGGTCCGAACCAACAGCTGCCAGTCGGACAGCAGCGGGTTCCTGGAGGAACCTTTCATCCCTGTCGCCTCCCAGTCTCCGTCCCCTGGCCCTGAGCTCATGAAG GCGCTGAATGCCATGTCTAGCAGCACAGAAAGCCAGGCAACGCTGAGGGGAAGTCAGGAGCCCTCTCCCACCTCGCCAACCTTCCCCAACCCCCTCTTCTCCTTGCTCCCTCCTGCGCCCGATTCAGACGCCCCCACCTCTGACCTGGCCGATTCCACGACAGCTCCTCTGGGCGAGGAAAGGCGAGCGACCCCCCCAGAGACCCCCCCGGTGCTGCCCAAGGGTTCGTCGGTGGACCCGACAGATGCTGAAGACGACGCTGCTCCTGCTGACGTCAGAGGGGATGCCAGTGCCATGGGGGCCGATCAGTCCTGTCCATTCTTAGAATCCTGTCAAAGCTTAGAATGTGCTGGCTGCGTGGACACTGACAGCAGACGGTACAGTTCCACTACGGAGGACTTAGCATCTGACGGGGTCAGTGTGACTGCAGAGAGTCTGGAGGGAGGTGAACAACCTTCATCTGAACTGGACAATGAGCAACGGCAGCATATCAGGGAAAGTGCAATCAGTGTGGCCCTCGAACCAACGCTCAGTGAAGAGGGGATTAGTAATGTACGTGATGAAGGTTCGACCGGTGAGGTCTCAGCTTGTGACGGAGTTGTCAGCCTGATCGTGAGTGTTAGTGCAATAAAAGAACGTGAGGTGAGTGCATGTCgtgaggcggaggaggagggtgcGGAACGTGTGGTTAGTGAGCAAGCTGTGACTGAGCATGTGCAGTGTGAACCTGTGGTCAGTGAAACAGCAGACAGTGAGAACACTGCAAGTGAATTTGCGCCTTGGGCTGTAAGTGGTAATGCTAGCAAGAGTGTGGTTAGCAAAAGTCAGAGTCATAGCGATCACAGTGTCAGTACAGATGCAACTGTAGTTTGTGCTCGTAGCAATGACGTATTAAAGGACTGTACAAGCACTGCCCTTTGTGCTAGAGACCATGCTAATGCTGAAGACAGTCCTGAGCAGACTGAAAAGACTCAACGTACAATGAAAGAATGTGGTGCTGTAATCTCTTTACAGTCCACTGTAGCAGAGGAGAGACTTGCTATATCGGGGGAACGTCAGGCCTTGGGTGATAAAGGGTTAAGTTCTAAACATGCCTACTCCCAACTAGAGGCACAGTCAGAGCCCACTCACACACTAAACCAAGGCACACAGATGTCCACCACAGAAACATCTCAACTTGTAGACTCCCATGAACTTTCAGAGGGCTCGTCAGTAGACGGGGATAGTGTACTTATAGAGGGTACGTCAGTAGATGGGGAAAGTGTCCCTATAGAACCTTCCAGAACAGACGGAAGGCCTCGTCTTCCGGGACGGTCGGTGTCGGTACAGATGCGCTCGTCGCTAGTACCCATTTCCCAGACAGCCTTTAGGAAAGGTGTCACCCAAGAGGCTCTCCGTTCTAGTGATGTCGCACAGAGGCGGGACTCTTTCTCCAGGAGGGCGTGGTCTGAAGTGGATATACCCCCGCCCACCCCACAGAGCCTCGCCGAGGAAATACCAGAGCTGGCTTCCGCCGGTCCATTTTGGCAATCCCTGGACAGCTCAAAGGGGTTCGGAAAGTTCCAGAAGCGGTCCATCTCCTTGGATACGGGGCTGTCGTGGGAGGACGATGACGGGCGGCTGGATGGTGTAATGATGGCAGGTAGAGCATCTCGCTGGTGTCAGTGCCAGTGCTTCTGCTGCTCCCAACACGGTCCGCATACAGACCTGTCACAGCCAGCCTCCGGTCTCCCA TATTCTCTGGACGAGCTGGAGGGGATGATGCGGGATGTGAAGAGGTTCCGCGCTGTCCTCACCGACGTCGAGGAGCGGCTGGGTCACGAACAGGCCTCTGTGTACGAGGATCTATCAGTCACTGACAG GAAGGAGGTCAGGGACGTGCTGGAGCTCAGGGCCACGGTCAAACAGGAGGCACGGGAGCTAGAGCTGCAGCTGGCTGACCTGGTCCAGCACTATGACGGCAGCTTCAAAATG AAAATCAACAGGCTTCTGGATGAACAGTCTCATCTCTGCTCTCAGCTGAGGATACAGCCCTCAGACAGGCCCCGCCTAGAGCCCGCCTCCAGCAGAAGTGTGGCCATTCAGTGTAGCCTGCTGCCTGTGACGGACACGATTGACACCCGGCCCCCTCCCCATCATTTCAGTCGCAGCACAAAGCAAGGCAAGCTGGACTTCGTAGGGTTCATCCAAAAT CTGAAGAATTCGATCCACCAGTCCATCAGTAATGACTCGCTGGAGTGA
- the itprid1 gene encoding flocculation protein FLO11 isoform X2: MAADTALEKRANLLASRERWGKVDRHADGPPNTGGTGDYKQDSIQQWLISINRVDEKVEPVQKSAAEPLRRNASAEDDLVLGVEASIYGNPGARTVKEFLRSSLSGSTLPRWNSLASAFSTQSSPLSVMDVLNLWSDDPEEVLFDLGFGVEEPDITGRIPARFINNQSQARGINLQVFLDAQKNRMDIENPDVRNRFRQLEVLHQVTTAFNSLVGGGAGGGPSSSQGPLANMSPEAREKRKRMGMLLRRASKKTLTQARTSQEQPLSPVADSTTDPEQPTPPQAQTPVSTRLSEKRGVLKRSRPSLVENGSLTPLVEEQGLLPEPSEVHAQTVVSPVGLQDSPARLRGIREPRSLVPTPLLRKRSPGEPTESFELEEIQSFDESSVSGSVTGMADYIGEGERGFLSRRESSVVRTNSCQSDSSGFLEEPFIPVASQSPSPGPELMKALNAMSSSTESQATLRGSQEPSPTSPTFPNPLFSLLPPAPDSDAPTSDLADSTTAPLGEERRATPPETPPVLPKGSSVDPTDAEDDAAPADVRGDASAMGADQSCPFLESCQSLECAGCVDTDSRRYSSTTEDLASDGVSVTAESLEGGEQPSSELDNEQRQHIRESAISVALEPTLSEEGISNVRDEGSTGEVSACDGVVSLIVSVSAIKEREVSACREAEEEGAERVVSEQAVTEHVQCEPVVSETADSENTASEFAPWAVSGNASKSVVSKSQSHSDHSVSTDATVVCARSNDVLKDCTSTALCARDHANAEDSPEQTEKTQRTMKECGAVISLQSTVAEERLAISGERQALGDKGLSSKHAYSQLEAQSEPTHTLNQGTQMSTTETSQLVDSHELSEGSSVDGDSVLIEGTSVDGESVPIEPSRTDGRPRLPGRSVSVQMRSSLVPISQTAFRKGVTQEALRSSDVAQRRDSFSRRAWSEVDIPPPTPQSLAEEIPELASAGPFWQSLDSSKGFGKFQKRSISLDTGLSWEDDDGRLDGVMMAGRASRWCQCQCFCCSQHGPHTDLSQPASGLPYSLDELEGMMRDVKRFRAVLTDVEERLGHEQASVYEDLSVTDRKEVRDVLELRATVKQEARELELQLADLVQHYDGSFKMKINRLLDEQSHLCSQLRIQPSDRPRLEPASSRSVAIQCSLLPVTDTIDTRPPPHHFSRSTKQAEEFDPPVHQ; this comes from the exons ATGGCCGCTGACACAGCTTTGGAGAAAAGGGCAAACCTGCTTGCCTCCAGGGAGAGGTGGGGGAAGGTAGATAGACATGCTGACGGACCTCCAAACACTGGAGGAACAG GAGACTACAAGCAAGACAGCATCCAGCAGTGGCTTATTTCCATTAACAG GGTTGATGAGAAGGTTGAACCAGTTCAGAAGTCTGCAG CGGAGCCTCTGCGGAGAAATGCTAGTGCTGAGGATGACTTAGTGCTGGGTGTGGAAG cATCTATATATGGTAATCCAGGAGCCAGGACTGTCAAGGAGTTTTTGCG GTCGTCCCTGTCCGGCTCTACTCTGCCCCGGTGGAACAGCCTGGCCTCAGCCTTCTCTACTCAGTCCAGTCCACTGAG TGTCATGGACGTGCTGAACCTGTGGAGTGACGACCCTGAAGAGGTGCTGTTTGACCTCGGCTTCGGCGTAGAGGAACCAGACATCACAGGACGAATCCCGGCCCGCTTCATCAACAACCAGTCCCAGGCCCGTGGGATCAATCTACAAGTGTTTCTGGATGCCCAGAAGAACCGTATGGACATCGAAAACCCAGATGTCAGAA ATCGATTCAGGCAGTTGGAGGTTCTCCACCAGGTCACTACTGCCTTCAACTCCCTGGTAGGCGGAGGAGCCGGTGGGGGTCCGTCGAGCTCCCAGGGGCCCCTGGCCAACATGTCCCCCGAAGCCCGTGAGAAGAGGAAGCGCATGGGCATGCTCCTACGCCGGGCCTCCAAGAAGACCCTGACGCAGGCCAGGACCTCCCAGGAGCAGCCACTCAGCCCAGTCGCAGACTCCACCACCGACCCCGAGCAGCCCACCCCACCGCAGGCGCAGACGCCCGTGTCCACGCGCCTGTCCGAGAAGCGGGGTGTCCTCAAGCGCTCCAGGCCAAGCCTGGTGGAGAACGGCAGCCTCACCCCTCTGGTGGAGGAACAGGGGCTTCTCCCAGAGCCCTCCGAGGTCCATGCGCAGACCGTGGTGTCGCCCGTGGGCCTCCAAGACAGCCCCGCCAGGCTGAGGGGCATCAGGGAGCCCCGGTCCCTGGTCCCTACCCCTCTACTCAGGAAGAGAAGCCCAGGAGAGCCCACGGAGTCTTTTGAGCTGGAGGAG ATCCAGAGCTTCGATGAGAGCAGTGTGTCTGGCAGTGTGACTGGGATGGCAGACTACATAG GTGAAGGTGAGCGTGGGTTCCTATCGCGAAGAGAGTCAAGTGTGGTCCGAACCAACAGCTGCCAGTCGGACAGCAGCGGGTTCCTGGAGGAACCTTTCATCCCTGTCGCCTCCCAGTCTCCGTCCCCTGGCCCTGAGCTCATGAAG GCGCTGAATGCCATGTCTAGCAGCACAGAAAGCCAGGCAACGCTGAGGGGAAGTCAGGAGCCCTCTCCCACCTCGCCAACCTTCCCCAACCCCCTCTTCTCCTTGCTCCCTCCTGCGCCCGATTCAGACGCCCCCACCTCTGACCTGGCCGATTCCACGACAGCTCCTCTGGGCGAGGAAAGGCGAGCGACCCCCCCAGAGACCCCCCCGGTGCTGCCCAAGGGTTCGTCGGTGGACCCGACAGATGCTGAAGACGACGCTGCTCCTGCTGACGTCAGAGGGGATGCCAGTGCCATGGGGGCCGATCAGTCCTGTCCATTCTTAGAATCCTGTCAAAGCTTAGAATGTGCTGGCTGCGTGGACACTGACAGCAGACGGTACAGTTCCACTACGGAGGACTTAGCATCTGACGGGGTCAGTGTGACTGCAGAGAGTCTGGAGGGAGGTGAACAACCTTCATCTGAACTGGACAATGAGCAACGGCAGCATATCAGGGAAAGTGCAATCAGTGTGGCCCTCGAACCAACGCTCAGTGAAGAGGGGATTAGTAATGTACGTGATGAAGGTTCGACCGGTGAGGTCTCAGCTTGTGACGGAGTTGTCAGCCTGATCGTGAGTGTTAGTGCAATAAAAGAACGTGAGGTGAGTGCATGTCgtgaggcggaggaggagggtgcGGAACGTGTGGTTAGTGAGCAAGCTGTGACTGAGCATGTGCAGTGTGAACCTGTGGTCAGTGAAACAGCAGACAGTGAGAACACTGCAAGTGAATTTGCGCCTTGGGCTGTAAGTGGTAATGCTAGCAAGAGTGTGGTTAGCAAAAGTCAGAGTCATAGCGATCACAGTGTCAGTACAGATGCAACTGTAGTTTGTGCTCGTAGCAATGACGTATTAAAGGACTGTACAAGCACTGCCCTTTGTGCTAGAGACCATGCTAATGCTGAAGACAGTCCTGAGCAGACTGAAAAGACTCAACGTACAATGAAAGAATGTGGTGCTGTAATCTCTTTACAGTCCACTGTAGCAGAGGAGAGACTTGCTATATCGGGGGAACGTCAGGCCTTGGGTGATAAAGGGTTAAGTTCTAAACATGCCTACTCCCAACTAGAGGCACAGTCAGAGCCCACTCACACACTAAACCAAGGCACACAGATGTCCACCACAGAAACATCTCAACTTGTAGACTCCCATGAACTTTCAGAGGGCTCGTCAGTAGACGGGGATAGTGTACTTATAGAGGGTACGTCAGTAGATGGGGAAAGTGTCCCTATAGAACCTTCCAGAACAGACGGAAGGCCTCGTCTTCCGGGACGGTCGGTGTCGGTACAGATGCGCTCGTCGCTAGTACCCATTTCCCAGACAGCCTTTAGGAAAGGTGTCACCCAAGAGGCTCTCCGTTCTAGTGATGTCGCACAGAGGCGGGACTCTTTCTCCAGGAGGGCGTGGTCTGAAGTGGATATACCCCCGCCCACCCCACAGAGCCTCGCCGAGGAAATACCAGAGCTGGCTTCCGCCGGTCCATTTTGGCAATCCCTGGACAGCTCAAAGGGGTTCGGAAAGTTCCAGAAGCGGTCCATCTCCTTGGATACGGGGCTGTCGTGGGAGGACGATGACGGGCGGCTGGATGGTGTAATGATGGCAGGTAGAGCATCTCGCTGGTGTCAGTGCCAGTGCTTCTGCTGCTCCCAACACGGTCCGCATACAGACCTGTCACAGCCAGCCTCCGGTCTCCCA TATTCTCTGGACGAGCTGGAGGGGATGATGCGGGATGTGAAGAGGTTCCGCGCTGTCCTCACCGACGTCGAGGAGCGGCTGGGTCACGAACAGGCCTCTGTGTACGAGGATCTATCAGTCACTGACAG GAAGGAGGTCAGGGACGTGCTGGAGCTCAGGGCCACGGTCAAACAGGAGGCACGGGAGCTAGAGCTGCAGCTGGCTGACCTGGTCCAGCACTATGACGGCAGCTTCAAAATG AAAATCAACAGGCTTCTGGATGAACAGTCTCATCTCTGCTCTCAGCTGAGGATACAGCCCTCAGACAGGCCCCGCCTAGAGCCCGCCTCCAGCAGAAGTGTGGCCATTCAGTGTAGCCTGCTGCCTGTGACGGACACGATTGACACCCGGCCCCCTCCCCATCATTTCAGTCGCAGCACAAAGCAAG CTGAAGAATTCGATCCACCAGTCCATCAGTAA
- the itprid1 gene encoding flocculation protein FLO11 isoform X3, with protein sequence MDVLNLWSDDPEEVLFDLGFGVEEPDITGRIPARFINNQSQARGINLQVFLDAQKNRMDIENPDVRNRFRQLEVLHQVTTAFNSLVGGGAGGGPSSSQGPLANMSPEAREKRKRMGMLLRRASKKTLTQARTSQEQPLSPVADSTTDPEQPTPPQAQTPVSTRLSEKRGVLKRSRPSLVENGSLTPLVEEQGLLPEPSEVHAQTVVSPVGLQDSPARLRGIREPRSLVPTPLLRKRSPGEPTESFELEEIQSFDESSVSGSVTGMADYIGEGERGFLSRRESSVVRTNSCQSDSSGFLEEPFIPVASQSPSPGPELMKALNAMSSSTESQATLRGSQEPSPTSPTFPNPLFSLLPPAPDSDAPTSDLADSTTAPLGEERRATPPETPPVLPKGSSVDPTDAEDDAAPADVRGDASAMGADQSCPFLESCQSLECAGCVDTDSRRYSSTTEDLASDGVSVTAESLEGGEQPSSELDNEQRQHIRESAISVALEPTLSEEGISNVRDEGSTGEVSACDGVVSLIVSVSAIKEREVSACREAEEEGAERVVSEQAVTEHVQCEPVVSETADSENTASEFAPWAVSGNASKSVVSKSQSHSDHSVSTDATVVCARSNDVLKDCTSTALCARDHANAEDSPEQTEKTQRTMKECGAVISLQSTVAEERLAISGERQALGDKGLSSKHAYSQLEAQSEPTHTLNQGTQMSTTETSQLVDSHELSEGSSVDGDSVLIEGTSVDGESVPIEPSRTDGRPRLPGRSVSVQMRSSLVPISQTAFRKGVTQEALRSSDVAQRRDSFSRRAWSEVDIPPPTPQSLAEEIPELASAGPFWQSLDSSKGFGKFQKRSISLDTGLSWEDDDGRLDGVMMAGRASRWCQCQCFCCSQHGPHTDLSQPASGLPYSLDELEGMMRDVKRFRAVLTDVEERLGHEQASVYEDLSVTDRKEVRDVLELRATVKQEARELELQLADLVQHYDGSFKMKINRLLDEQSHLCSQLRIQPSDRPRLEPASSRSVAIQCSLLPVTDTIDTRPPPHHFSRSTKQGKLDFVGFIQNLKNSIHQSISNDSLE encoded by the exons ATGGACGTGCTGAACCTGTGGAGTGACGACCCTGAAGAGGTGCTGTTTGACCTCGGCTTCGGCGTAGAGGAACCAGACATCACAGGACGAATCCCGGCCCGCTTCATCAACAACCAGTCCCAGGCCCGTGGGATCAATCTACAAGTGTTTCTGGATGCCCAGAAGAACCGTATGGACATCGAAAACCCAGATGTCAGAA ATCGATTCAGGCAGTTGGAGGTTCTCCACCAGGTCACTACTGCCTTCAACTCCCTGGTAGGCGGAGGAGCCGGTGGGGGTCCGTCGAGCTCCCAGGGGCCCCTGGCCAACATGTCCCCCGAAGCCCGTGAGAAGAGGAAGCGCATGGGCATGCTCCTACGCCGGGCCTCCAAGAAGACCCTGACGCAGGCCAGGACCTCCCAGGAGCAGCCACTCAGCCCAGTCGCAGACTCCACCACCGACCCCGAGCAGCCCACCCCACCGCAGGCGCAGACGCCCGTGTCCACGCGCCTGTCCGAGAAGCGGGGTGTCCTCAAGCGCTCCAGGCCAAGCCTGGTGGAGAACGGCAGCCTCACCCCTCTGGTGGAGGAACAGGGGCTTCTCCCAGAGCCCTCCGAGGTCCATGCGCAGACCGTGGTGTCGCCCGTGGGCCTCCAAGACAGCCCCGCCAGGCTGAGGGGCATCAGGGAGCCCCGGTCCCTGGTCCCTACCCCTCTACTCAGGAAGAGAAGCCCAGGAGAGCCCACGGAGTCTTTTGAGCTGGAGGAG ATCCAGAGCTTCGATGAGAGCAGTGTGTCTGGCAGTGTGACTGGGATGGCAGACTACATAG GTGAAGGTGAGCGTGGGTTCCTATCGCGAAGAGAGTCAAGTGTGGTCCGAACCAACAGCTGCCAGTCGGACAGCAGCGGGTTCCTGGAGGAACCTTTCATCCCTGTCGCCTCCCAGTCTCCGTCCCCTGGCCCTGAGCTCATGAAG GCGCTGAATGCCATGTCTAGCAGCACAGAAAGCCAGGCAACGCTGAGGGGAAGTCAGGAGCCCTCTCCCACCTCGCCAACCTTCCCCAACCCCCTCTTCTCCTTGCTCCCTCCTGCGCCCGATTCAGACGCCCCCACCTCTGACCTGGCCGATTCCACGACAGCTCCTCTGGGCGAGGAAAGGCGAGCGACCCCCCCAGAGACCCCCCCGGTGCTGCCCAAGGGTTCGTCGGTGGACCCGACAGATGCTGAAGACGACGCTGCTCCTGCTGACGTCAGAGGGGATGCCAGTGCCATGGGGGCCGATCAGTCCTGTCCATTCTTAGAATCCTGTCAAAGCTTAGAATGTGCTGGCTGCGTGGACACTGACAGCAGACGGTACAGTTCCACTACGGAGGACTTAGCATCTGACGGGGTCAGTGTGACTGCAGAGAGTCTGGAGGGAGGTGAACAACCTTCATCTGAACTGGACAATGAGCAACGGCAGCATATCAGGGAAAGTGCAATCAGTGTGGCCCTCGAACCAACGCTCAGTGAAGAGGGGATTAGTAATGTACGTGATGAAGGTTCGACCGGTGAGGTCTCAGCTTGTGACGGAGTTGTCAGCCTGATCGTGAGTGTTAGTGCAATAAAAGAACGTGAGGTGAGTGCATGTCgtgaggcggaggaggagggtgcGGAACGTGTGGTTAGTGAGCAAGCTGTGACTGAGCATGTGCAGTGTGAACCTGTGGTCAGTGAAACAGCAGACAGTGAGAACACTGCAAGTGAATTTGCGCCTTGGGCTGTAAGTGGTAATGCTAGCAAGAGTGTGGTTAGCAAAAGTCAGAGTCATAGCGATCACAGTGTCAGTACAGATGCAACTGTAGTTTGTGCTCGTAGCAATGACGTATTAAAGGACTGTACAAGCACTGCCCTTTGTGCTAGAGACCATGCTAATGCTGAAGACAGTCCTGAGCAGACTGAAAAGACTCAACGTACAATGAAAGAATGTGGTGCTGTAATCTCTTTACAGTCCACTGTAGCAGAGGAGAGACTTGCTATATCGGGGGAACGTCAGGCCTTGGGTGATAAAGGGTTAAGTTCTAAACATGCCTACTCCCAACTAGAGGCACAGTCAGAGCCCACTCACACACTAAACCAAGGCACACAGATGTCCACCACAGAAACATCTCAACTTGTAGACTCCCATGAACTTTCAGAGGGCTCGTCAGTAGACGGGGATAGTGTACTTATAGAGGGTACGTCAGTAGATGGGGAAAGTGTCCCTATAGAACCTTCCAGAACAGACGGAAGGCCTCGTCTTCCGGGACGGTCGGTGTCGGTACAGATGCGCTCGTCGCTAGTACCCATTTCCCAGACAGCCTTTAGGAAAGGTGTCACCCAAGAGGCTCTCCGTTCTAGTGATGTCGCACAGAGGCGGGACTCTTTCTCCAGGAGGGCGTGGTCTGAAGTGGATATACCCCCGCCCACCCCACAGAGCCTCGCCGAGGAAATACCAGAGCTGGCTTCCGCCGGTCCATTTTGGCAATCCCTGGACAGCTCAAAGGGGTTCGGAAAGTTCCAGAAGCGGTCCATCTCCTTGGATACGGGGCTGTCGTGGGAGGACGATGACGGGCGGCTGGATGGTGTAATGATGGCAGGTAGAGCATCTCGCTGGTGTCAGTGCCAGTGCTTCTGCTGCTCCCAACACGGTCCGCATACAGACCTGTCACAGCCAGCCTCCGGTCTCCCA TATTCTCTGGACGAGCTGGAGGGGATGATGCGGGATGTGAAGAGGTTCCGCGCTGTCCTCACCGACGTCGAGGAGCGGCTGGGTCACGAACAGGCCTCTGTGTACGAGGATCTATCAGTCACTGACAG GAAGGAGGTCAGGGACGTGCTGGAGCTCAGGGCCACGGTCAAACAGGAGGCACGGGAGCTAGAGCTGCAGCTGGCTGACCTGGTCCAGCACTATGACGGCAGCTTCAAAATG AAAATCAACAGGCTTCTGGATGAACAGTCTCATCTCTGCTCTCAGCTGAGGATACAGCCCTCAGACAGGCCCCGCCTAGAGCCCGCCTCCAGCAGAAGTGTGGCCATTCAGTGTAGCCTGCTGCCTGTGACGGACACGATTGACACCCGGCCCCCTCCCCATCATTTCAGTCGCAGCACAAAGCAAGGCAAGCTGGACTTCGTAGGGTTCATCCAAAAT CTGAAGAATTCGATCCACCAGTCCATCAGTAATGACTCGCTGGAGTGA